In the Phaseolus vulgaris cultivar G19833 chromosome 7, P. vulgaris v2.0, whole genome shotgun sequence genome, one interval contains:
- the LOC137828574 gene encoding mitochondrial uncoupling protein 3 — protein sequence MKPGHQNVGVDSAQTKVLVTSFSAMVAETTTFPVDLIKTRLQLHGESLSSSSPASAFRVGLGIVREQGVVGLYSGLSPAIIRHLFYTPIRIVGYEHLRSVVSADNGSFSVVGKAVVGGASGVVAQIIASPADLVKVRMQADGQRMNQGHQPRYSGPFDALNKIVRAEGFRGLWKGVFPNIQRAFLVNMGELACYDHAKQFVIRSRIADDNVYAHTLASIISGLAATSLSCPADVVKTRMMNQAAKKEGKVLYNSSYDCLVKTVKVEGTRALWKGFFPTWARLGPWQFVFWVSYEKFRKFAGLSSF from the exons ATGAAACCAGGCCATCAAAATGTTGGAGTTGATAGTGCTCAAACAAAGGTCTTAGTAACATCATTCTCAGCTATGGTGGCTGAAACCACGACTTTCCCCGTAGACTTGATCAAAACAAGACTCCAACTGCATGGTGAATCACTTTCATCGAGTTCTCCCGCTAGCGCATTTCGAGTAGGCTTGGGCATTGTCCGTGAACAAGGTGTTGTTGGCCTTTACAGTGGCCTGTCTCCAGCAATTATTAGACACCTGTTCTACACGCCTATTCGAATTGTTGGGTATGAGCACCTGAGAAGTGTGGTTTCTGCTGATAATGGTTCATTCTCTGTTGTTGGCAAGGCTGTAGTCGGTGGAGCCTCTGGTGTCGTGGCTCAG ATTATAGCCAGCCCTGCCGATCTTGTCAAGGTGAGGATGCAAGCTGATGGCCAAAGGATGAACCAAGGTCATCAACCTCGGTATTCGGGGCCATTTGATGCTCTGAACAAAATTGTCCGAGCTGAAGGATTTAGAGGACTGTGGAAGGGTGTTTTCCCTAATATCCAAAGAGCCTTCCTAGTGAACATGGGAGAACTTGCCTGTTATGACCATGCTAAACAATTTGTTATTAGAAGTAGGATAGCCGATGATAATGTTTATGCCCACACATTAGCTTCCATCATATCCGGTTTAGCTGCAACTTCTTTAAGTTGTCCAGCTGATGTTGTGAAGACTAGAATGATGAATCAAGCAGCCAAAAAGGAAGGGAAAGTTTTATATAATAGCTCTTATGATTGCTTGGTAAAGACAGTAAAAGTTGAAGGAACAAGAGCATTGTGGAAAGGATTTTTCCCCACTTGGGCAAGGCTTGGCCCATGGCAATTTGTGTTCTGGGTTTCCTATGAGAAGTTTAGGAAATTTGCAGGGCTCTCTTCTTTCTAA